The Picrophilus oshimae DSM 9789 genome includes a window with the following:
- a CDS encoding prephenate dehydratase has product MIIGYFGDPGSYTSMAARLMLGGRYVSYRSILDIVNAIERNELDFGVVPIENSIEGQVGQTYDIIYYKDIYINSEYYMKIDHCLIGNSEINKIRFVHSHPQALAQCSNFINKNGFIPVPEYSTSYAIKTISEINNDEHAAIGSEEAANLYNLKIISKSIQNNINNYTRFISISKHMNDHGDKYSIGFSLENRPGSLSRILNIISAFNINMTKIESRPYAKNPFSYIFFIDFEDNGYGNVLIDIIKRETINFKLIGLYRKSGIETGY; this is encoded by the coding sequence ATGATAATAGGTTACTTTGGCGATCCAGGATCATACACCTCAATGGCGGCAAGGCTCATGCTTGGTGGCAGATACGTTAGTTACAGGTCAATACTTGATATAGTGAATGCAATAGAAAGGAATGAACTGGATTTTGGCGTTGTTCCAATAGAGAATTCAATAGAGGGGCAGGTTGGACAGACATATGACATCATTTATTATAAGGATATATATATAAATTCAGAATATTACATGAAGATTGATCACTGCCTCATTGGAAATTCAGAGATAAACAAAATAAGGTTTGTGCACTCACATCCACAGGCATTGGCACAGTGCTCAAATTTTATAAATAAAAACGGGTTTATACCCGTGCCTGAATATAGCACATCATACGCAATAAAAACAATCAGTGAGATTAACAATGATGAGCATGCCGCAATAGGCAGTGAGGAGGCCGCAAATCTATATAATCTAAAGATAATATCAAAATCGATACAGAATAATATAAATAATTACACAAGATTTATATCAATATCAAAACACATGAACGATCATGGTGATAAATATTCTATAGGTTTTTCTCTTGAAAACAGGCCAGGCTCGTTATCAAGGATATTAAATATTATATCAGCCTTTAATATTAACATGACAAAGATAGAATCAAGGCCATACGCAAAAAATCCATTTTCTTACATATTTTTTATAGATTTTGAGGACAATGGCTATGGCAATGTATTAATTGATATAATAAAACGTGAAACAATAAATTTCAAGCTCATTGGCCTTTACAGGAAATCGGGCATTGAAACAGGTTATTAA
- a CDS encoding thermopsin — protein MSFPLITGGHAATSTAPAVIKELPQTYAAEKSSTSMQSNQINVFQYNSKEPAPMGIADYGIGYNNESYEYNTTSFLGIANINYLCTYNNSLSNASKFMSFQLNINLVFYEGDTEYVYWVQDVAFLNTSSGNHLIYFIDNVWNSSAPNANMHNSTISGNGTVGNSSGTYFYYDYASSSLPGNCIDLQYPSTIEFKIVSAITSNDQPEVIFMYNDGHGWVTYDNVVFKFVNDLTSDCGFVVNGNNYNPHGDYYDAALILGGPGDGSQTNDISSNIQLQLEYWNGHNYQEILNAYNYGSDTAEGICNVSDSAAYYTYNGTLFSEVTNGTGSLGQIYNQYDIGIINLTSNLKSGSLVVNGTSYNFVNCDVNITLAPGYYDLQLYNSEGVLVAQGDFNLTAGEYLPLSASISYYTVSFTESNLPSNTIWYVNLSNGQSFSSSTNVISFTEPDGTYSYTIATTNKIYSPSPFSGSFTVNGKSVSESVIFSLVKYNITFTETGLPSGTSWILVFDNHSYTLTNTSYVFSLTNGTYSYSATSKDYKNISGTFTVSGSSKSISLTFTLQTYNITFTETGLPSGTSWTLDFNGNTHSLTNTSYTFKLTNGTYSYSATSKDYKNISGSVTVNGASKTVDLSFILQTYTVTFTETGLPSGTAWYVILNNINESSNTNTIIFSIQNGTYAYKIGNIPGYSVSSGSIVVNGNNISKTITYTKNAVSGINIGEYIIAGIIIIAVIGAIIVLIRKRK, from the coding sequence TTGTCTTTTCCGTTAATTACAGGAGGGCATGCTGCCACAAGCACTGCACCAGCAGTGATAAAAGAGCTTCCACAAACATATGCAGCAGAGAAATCATCTACTAGTATGCAGTCCAATCAGATTAACGTTTTTCAATATAATTCAAAAGAGCCTGCTCCCATGGGTATTGCCGATTACGGCATAGGCTATAATAATGAGTCGTATGAATATAATACAACATCATTTCTTGGCATAGCAAATATCAATTATCTCTGCACATATAATAATTCATTAAGTAATGCATCTAAATTTATGTCTTTTCAGCTTAATATCAACCTGGTTTTCTACGAAGGGGACACTGAATACGTGTACTGGGTGCAGGATGTTGCATTTTTGAATACAAGTTCCGGAAATCATTTGATTTATTTCATCGATAATGTCTGGAACAGCTCAGCTCCAAATGCAAACATGCATAACTCTACAATATCCGGGAATGGAACTGTGGGCAATTCCTCTGGAACATACTTTTATTATGACTATGCATCCTCATCCTTGCCTGGAAATTGCATTGACTTACAATATCCATCTACAATCGAATTCAAGATCGTTTCTGCAATAACAAGCAATGACCAGCCAGAGGTAATATTTATGTACAATGATGGCCACGGCTGGGTCACATACGATAACGTGGTTTTTAAGTTCGTGAATGATCTGACATCTGACTGTGGTTTTGTGGTTAATGGTAACAACTACAATCCGCATGGCGATTATTATGATGCAGCACTTATTTTAGGCGGCCCCGGAGATGGTTCGCAAACAAATGATATATCATCTAATATTCAATTGCAGTTGGAGTACTGGAATGGACATAACTACCAGGAGATATTGAATGCATATAATTATGGTTCTGATACGGCAGAGGGCATATGCAATGTTTCTGATTCAGCTGCTTATTATACATACAATGGAACTCTATTCTCCGAAGTCACTAACGGAACAGGCAGTCTGGGGCAGATATATAACCAGTATGATATAGGTATAATTAATCTAACATCAAATTTAAAATCAGGTTCATTGGTTGTTAATGGGACTTCATATAACTTTGTAAATTGTGATGTAAATATTACATTAGCTCCTGGATATTATGATCTACAGCTATATAATTCAGAGGGTGTTTTGGTAGCCCAGGGTGATTTCAATCTAACAGCAGGCGAATATTTACCACTTTCAGCCTCAATTTCATACTATACTGTAAGCTTCACAGAATCTAATCTCCCCTCTAATACAATATGGTATGTTAATCTTTCAAATGGGCAGTCATTTTCCTCTTCAACAAACGTTATATCATTCACAGAACCTGATGGAACATATTCATATACAATAGCAACAACAAATAAAATATATTCACCATCACCATTTTCTGGGTCATTTACAGTAAATGGTAAATCAGTATCTGAATCTGTTATATTCTCATTAGTTAAATACAATATTACATTCACAGAAACAGGTCTTCCATCAGGAACATCATGGATATTAGTTTTTGATAATCACAGTTACACATTAACAAACACATCCTATGTATTCTCATTAACAAATGGAACATATAGTTATTCCGCAACATCTAAAGATTACAAGAATATATCAGGAACTTTTACAGTTTCTGGCAGTAGCAAATCAATTTCATTAACATTTACATTGCAGACATATAATATTACATTCACAGAAACAGGATTACCATCAGGTACATCCTGGACTCTTGATTTTAATGGTAATACACATTCTTTAACTAATACTTCATACACATTCAAACTAACCAATGGAACATATAGTTATTCTGCAACATCTAAAGATTACAAGAATATATCAGGATCAGTAACAGTTAACGGTGCAAGTAAAACAGTTGACCTATCATTCATATTGCAGACATACACAGTAACATTCACAGAAACAGGATTACCATCAGGTACAGCATGGTATGTAATATTAAATAATATAAATGAGTCATCTAATACAAATACAATAATATTCTCAATTCAAAATGGAACATACGCATATAAAATTGGTAATATACCAGGATATTCTGTATCATCTGGTTCTATAGTAGTTAATGGAAACAATATATCAAAAACTATAACATATACAAAAAATGCAGTCTCTGGAATCAACATTGGAGAATATATAATAGCAGGAATTATCATCATCGCAGTAATTGGGGCTATTATTGTATTAATTCGAAAGAGGAAATAA
- a CDS encoding alpha-hydroxy-acid oxidizing protein — MTNYGLNYQLRTYLKIDGNDMPVSINDWHDLAMKKLDNGPWGYLEGSAGSNDTEKNNERSFLKYRIRPRYLRDVSNIDMSIRLFGKRFETPFILGPIGVTSIIHNDGDIAIAKAAENLGMPFALSTVSSYSIEDVAKAAPNAERWFQLYPGRDKNIMKSMIRRAEKSGYSAIIVTVDTTMLGWRETDLKNAYLPFLLGYGIANYITDPEFNARLDKSPEEDMKAAIEEFLSIYVNPGFTWDDFSEIRSWTRLPLIIKGITHIDDVKKAFDYNADAVVISNHGGRQVDGAISSIDALHELSLNDINGTILFDSGIRHAADAFKAIALGASAVLIGRPYIYALAVAGQAGIERYMDQLRSEFNLEMALSGYGSLSELNRETIYVQK, encoded by the coding sequence ATGACAAATTATGGTTTAAATTACCAGCTGAGAACATATTTAAAAATTGATGGCAACGACATGCCCGTATCAATTAATGACTGGCATGACCTGGCAATGAAAAAGCTTGATAATGGTCCATGGGGATATCTTGAGGGTTCCGCCGGTTCCAATGATACCGAAAAAAATAATGAAAGATCTTTTTTAAAGTATAGAATAAGGCCAAGGTATCTTAGAGATGTCTCGAATATAGATATGTCAATAAGGCTTTTTGGAAAAAGATTTGAGACGCCCTTTATACTTGGGCCGATAGGCGTAACGTCAATTATTCATAATGATGGCGATATTGCAATAGCAAAGGCAGCAGAAAATCTTGGAATGCCCTTTGCATTAAGTACTGTGTCATCATACAGCATAGAGGATGTTGCAAAAGCAGCGCCAAATGCGGAGAGGTGGTTTCAGCTCTACCCGGGCAGGGATAAAAATATTATGAAAAGCATGATTAGAAGGGCAGAAAAATCAGGCTACAGTGCAATTATAGTGACTGTTGATACAACCATGCTTGGCTGGCGTGAAACGGATCTAAAAAATGCCTACCTGCCGTTCTTGCTTGGTTATGGAATTGCAAATTATATAACAGATCCTGAGTTCAATGCAAGACTCGATAAAAGTCCGGAGGAGGATATGAAGGCAGCAATAGAGGAGTTTCTTTCCATTTACGTGAATCCAGGATTTACCTGGGACGACTTTTCAGAGATAAGGTCATGGACTAGGCTTCCATTAATTATAAAGGGTATAACACATATTGATGATGTGAAAAAGGCCTTTGATTATAATGCAGATGCCGTGGTTATATCGAATCATGGAGGCAGACAGGTTGATGGTGCAATTTCATCAATAGATGCACTTCATGAACTTTCTTTAAATGATATAAATGGCACAATATTATTTGATAGCGGCATAAGGCATGCGGCTGATGCCTTCAAGGCCATTGCCCTTGGTGCATCCGCAGTTCTTATAGGCAGGCCATACATATACGCACTGGCCGTTGCCGGCCAGGCGGGAATTGAAAGATACATGGATCAGTTAAGATCAGAATTTAATTTGGAAATGGCCCTTTCCGGATATGGATCTTTAAGTGAATTAAACAGGGAAACAATATATGTTCAAAAATGA
- a CDS encoding DUF211 domain-containing protein, whose amino-acid sequence MNLRRILLDVDKGLNRPTLTELAGSIEEVPGVEAVKITVTEMDMETMGTSIIVEGTNINYNQLIKTIEEMGCAIHSIDEVATGRHIIK is encoded by the coding sequence ATGAACTTACGGCGTATATTGCTTGATGTTGATAAGGGCCTGAACAGGCCAACATTAACGGAGCTTGCCGGTTCCATTGAGGAGGTTCCAGGCGTGGAGGCTGTAAAGATAACCGTTACAGAGATGGACATGGAGACCATGGGCACCAGCATAATAGTCGAGGGCACAAACATTAATTATAATCAGCTTATAAAAACAATAGAGGAGATGGGCTGTGCAATACACTCCATTGATGAGGTTGCCACCGGAAGGCACATAATAAAATGA
- a CDS encoding TIGR04053 family radical SAM/SPASM domain-containing protein, whose translation MYNYNKKPLLIFYETTKACDLQCRHCRASSISEPLPDELNTKESLDFIRSIKYFGKPYPVLILTGGDVMKRKDIKTLIDEANYYGIPVSISPAATDLLDDDFLNYARNRVASISLSLDGLKENHDWLRNKNGLFEKTIDLVKKIKNMNIKLQINTLVYKRNIMDLPYILKILTDNKIDVWELFFLIRTGRGIDQEDLSPQEYEDVNHWLLFASGYINIRTVESPMFRRIIDQGNKNYSGKLYSDLVRSTISLLGEPEKRRILRSVNTRDGKGIIFVSYNGDVYPSGFLPVSLGNIRSTSLISIYQENSVLQALRDSKNLKAPCGTCYWSDSCGGSRARAYSYFHDILGYDPACITGYL comes from the coding sequence ATGTACAATTATAATAAAAAGCCATTATTAATATTCTATGAAACAACAAAGGCCTGTGATTTACAGTGCAGGCACTGCAGGGCATCATCAATAAGTGAGCCCTTACCGGATGAATTAAATACAAAAGAAAGTCTCGATTTCATTCGATCAATAAAATATTTCGGAAAGCCATATCCGGTTTTGATATTAACCGGCGGGGACGTCATGAAAAGAAAGGATATAAAAACATTAATAGATGAGGCAAATTATTACGGTATACCAGTTTCCATAAGCCCTGCGGCAACAGATCTTCTCGATGATGATTTTCTTAACTATGCAAGAAATCGTGTTGCATCGATTTCACTGAGCCTTGACGGTCTTAAGGAAAATCATGACTGGCTAAGAAATAAAAACGGCCTCTTTGAAAAGACAATAGATCTTGTTAAAAAAATAAAAAATATGAATATAAAACTTCAAATAAATACCCTTGTTTATAAAAGAAATATTATGGATCTGCCATATATACTAAAAATATTGACTGACAACAAAATCGATGTCTGGGAGCTTTTCTTTTTAATAAGGACCGGTCGCGGCATAGACCAGGAGGATTTAAGTCCACAGGAATACGAGGATGTAAATCACTGGTTGTTATTTGCCAGTGGTTATATAAATATAAGAACGGTTGAATCCCCAATGTTCAGGCGTATTATTGACCAGGGAAATAAAAATTATTCTGGAAAATTATACAGTGACCTTGTTAGATCAACGATATCATTGCTTGGAGAACCTGAAAAAAGAAGGATTCTTAGATCAGTAAATACCAGGGATGGAAAGGGCATAATCTTTGTTTCATACAATGGTGATGTTTATCCAAGTGGCTTTTTACCGGTTTCTCTTGGAAATATAAGGAGCACAAGCCTTATAAGCATTTACCAGGAAAACAGTGTTTTACAGGCGTTAAGAGACAGTAAAAATCTAAAGGCGCCATGTGGTACATGCTACTGGTCAGATTCATGTGGCGGATCAAGGGCAAGGGCATACTCATATTTTCATGATATACTTGGATACGACCCTGCATGTATAACAGGCTATTTATGA
- a CDS encoding helix-turn-helix domain-containing protein → MTKYDELLQNMTFYSLESINNRIKYHERELKRLKFIRLILSGVSVNNASRICGFSRQYGYKIIKNCIKNNKSKKGRHCKLNSSQMEILINYLNEKMPFSIIDVKCFLEDQNIKYCEKQIRRIINGLGFSYCRLLKGYINVYGHKKLIENIDDKISLK, encoded by the coding sequence ATGACAAAATATGATGAATTACTTCAAAATATGACTTTTTATTCATTAGAATCCATTAATAACCGGATAAAATACCATGAAAGGGAGCTAAAACGCCTAAAATTCATAAGGTTAATATTATCAGGTGTAAGCGTTAATAATGCATCGCGTATTTGCGGCTTTTCAAGGCAGTATGGTTATAAAATCATCAAAAACTGCATTAAAAATAACAAATCAAAAAAAGGAAGGCACTGTAAACTAAATAGTTCCCAAATGGAAATATTAATAAATTACCTCAATGAAAAAATGCCATTTTCTATTATAGATGTTAAGTGCTTTTTAGAGGACCAGAATATAAAATACTGTGAAAAACAGATAAGGAGGATAATAAACGGTCTCGGTTTTAGTTACTGCAGGCTTTTAAAGGGTTATATAAATGTTTATGGCCACAAAAAATTGATTGAAAACATCGATGATAAAATCAGTTTAAAATGA